The following DNA comes from Actinomycetota bacterium.
GCTCAACGAGATCCTTTGCAGATGGAATTACGTGTACAATTACGTGAGACCACACCAGAGCCTGGGTTATCTCACCCCCATGGAGTTCCTGAAGGCGTGGATGGAGGAGAGCAAGGATAGGGATGATGTGTTCACCATGTAGTGAACCAGGACACGTTGTTGACGTGTATTTCAGGTTGATGTAGATTTAATCCCGAACGCGATACACAGTGAGGACTTCGGAAAAGGGAAACAGTCCGGATAAGCATCGGGAAGACGGTGAGTTCAGACAAATATTGGACTGAAGAAAGCAACTCAGTTCAAAGGGGCCACAAGAAGAATTATCGAGGATGGAAGGTTTTCGGCAGGATCCGCGTCAAGAAGCGGGAGAGGCCACGGGATTGCGCCATGTAACCCGAGGCTTCAGAAAATACGCCGCACATGTCATTCGGATGAAGGGCTAAGTGTTATATGCAAGGGCGCGAGGCAGTTCCTTACGCCGCTGGAAGAGAGGAGAGCCGACCCCTCCGGATAGAGCCGGAACAGGGCAAACCTCCAGTGGCTGACT
Coding sequences within:
- a CDS encoding transposase; protein product: LNEILCRWNYVYNYVRPHQSLGYLTPMEFLKAWMEESKDRDDVFTM